A single region of the Betta splendens chromosome 12, fBetSpl5.4, whole genome shotgun sequence genome encodes:
- the dennd1a gene encoding DENN domain-containing protein 1A isoform X2, whose product MGSRIRESPDSTFEMYLEVAYPGTNSPGPEVRRQFPEDYTDKETLQTVPKFCFPFNMESLTVSQVGQNFTFVLTDIESKQRFGFCRLSSGAHTCYCILSYLPWFEVFYKLLNILADYTIKGQESQWQELLVSLHELPIPEPGVPVHLGIHSFFTVPDTGELPSIPENRNLTEYFVAVDVNNMLHLYASMLYERRILICCSKLSTLTACVHGSAAMLYPMHWQHVYIPVLPQHLLDYCCAPMPYLIGVHSSLMEKVRVMALDDVVVLNVDTNTIETPHDDLQNLPNDVVSSLKNRLKKVSTTTGDGVARAFLRSQVALFGSYRNALQIESGEPITFNEDTFVSHRSSAMKQFLQNAIQLQLFKQFIDGRLDLLNSGEGFNDIFEDEINMGEYAGSDKTYHQWLFTVKKGGGAIFNTVKTKANPAMKTVYKFAKDHAKMRIKEVKSRLKQKEQAENGFSTGSSAVIDDSAAGFTSMGAGGSGGPLRTWDDHRPITVHFGQARPPMLLKRPSSNLSLESSTEQPQPYHSLKEVELIEGVDPTFGTECHTAPPSPVTEKFSNVNLLGDIFGCQDEPENQPITLAKSLEDLRTPKASDELQAKFTYQRMDLSLGEHSRTLPGLKLSNPYNKLWSVKQDEAPLPVCAPPACDRLTDRQPSVQLPIYTEFHSPNHEGSSLATDSLELSTPNNITIPRPHGRKTPELGTVLAPPVVTSRSKPAGTGEGRTSTGAQEFRQALGMTSDGDLLKPSKVAEDSIDLLSLLDPLKSSAQISSKSLTDGLDAGTSSSCKPALPPMSYPQALPPFAAHPHVSLNPFAQSLQHTSPQMHYSPTVSGNPFSAVYGAPQAYLHTAPQPQSFSAIAGLYRQQSPGSSPLPPPALTTTVTLVPHSSASSYTLSTLADSISGTGTALEKPRFADRENQKTQDPFGDLLTMVKPATPQKKKVEDLRRRWETFD is encoded by the exons ATGGGCTCCAGAATCAG GGAAAGTCCAGACTCCACTTTTGAGATGTATTTGGAGGTAGCGTATCCAGGCACGAACAGTCCTG GGCCGGAGGTGAGAAGGCAGTTCCCTGAAGACTACACAGACAAG GAAACTCTTCAAACTGTTCCGAAGTTCTGCTTTCCCTTCAACATGGAAAG CCTCACAGTCAGTCAGGTTGGACAAAACTTCACATTTGTGTTGACTGACATTGAAAGCAAACAGAGATTTGGCTTCTGTCGTCTGTCATCAGGCGCACACACATGTTACTGCATTCTCAG ctACCTGCCCTGGTTTGAAGTCTTCTATAAGCTGCTTAATATCCTTGCAGATTACACCATCAAAGGCCAG GAAAGTCAATGGCAGGAGCTTCTGGTATCACTGCATGAGCTCCCTATTCCTGAGCCTGGCGTCCCTGTTCATCTTGGCATC CATTCCTTCTTCACTGTGCCTGACACAGGGGAACTCCCCAGCATACCTGAGAAT AGAAATCTAACCGAGTACTTTGTAGCAGTAGATGTCAATAACATGCTTCATCTGTACGCTAGTATGCTTTATGAACGTCGAATCCTGATCTGCTGTAGCAAACTAAGCACT TTAACAGCTTGCGTCCATGGGTCTGCAGCCATGCTGTATCCAATGCACTGGCAACATGTTTACATTCCTGTCCTTCCTCAACACTTACTGGACTACTGCTG TGCCCCAATGCCCTACCTCATTGGAGTGCATTCCAGCCTAATGGAG AAAGTCCGAGTAATGGCTCTGGATGATGTGGTGGTCCTGAATGTGGATACAAACACCATAGAGACGCCGCATGACGACCTTCAAAACCTGCCTAATGATGTG GTTTCATCTTTGAAGAATCGTTTGAAGAAGGTTTCCACAACAACAGGGGATGGTGTGGCTCGAGCCTTTCTCAGGAGTCAGGTGGCTCTGTTCGGCAGTTACAGAAATGCCCTGCAGATCGAATCG gGAGAGCCAATAACGTTTAATGAGGACACCTTTGTGAGCCATCGTTCCAGTGCCATGAAACAGTTCCTTCAGAATGccattcagctgcagctcttcaAGCAG TTCATTGATGGGCGTTTAGACCTTTTGAACTCAGGGGAAGGTTTTAATGACATATTTGAGGATGAAATCAACATGGGTGAATATGCAG gcAGTGATAAAACCTACCACCAGTGGCTGTTCACTGTTAAG AAAGGAGGTGGAGCTATCTTCAACACAGTGAAGACTAAGGCAAACCCAGCCATGAAGACGGTTTACAAGTTT GCTAAAGACCATGCCAAAATGCGTATTAAGGAAGTCAAGAGCCGACTAAAGCAAAAG gagcaggcagagaacGGCTTTTCCACAGGCAGCTCAGCCGTCATCGATGACAGCGCAGCAGGGTTTACCTCAATGGGTGCAGGTGGAAGTGGGGGACCGCTGCGCACCTGGGACGACCACCGGCCGATCACTGTGCACTTTGGTCAA GCGCGACCCCCTATGTTGCTGAAGAGACCAAGCAGCAATTTGAGTCTGGAAAGCAGTACTGAACA GCCACAGCCGTATCATTCCTTGAAGGAGGTTGAGTTAATCGAAGGGGTCGATCCTACCTTTGGGACAGAGTGTCATACTGCGCCTCCCAGTCCTGTCACAGAGAAGTTCTCCAATGTCAACCTCCTTGGTGACATCTTCGGCTGCCAGGACGAGCCTGAGAATCAGCCAATTACCTTGGCTAAAAGTCTTGAGGACCTGAGGACCCCCAAAGCCTCAGACGAACTGCAGGCCAAGTTTACCTACCAG aggatGGATCTAAGCCTTGGGGAACACTCGCGAACACTTCCAGGCCTCAAGCTCTCCAACCCCTACAATAAACTGTGGAGCGTAAAGCAAGACGAGGCACCACTGCCCGTTTGTGCCCCCCCCGCCtgtgacagactgactgacagacaacCTTCTGTCCAACTTCCTATATACACAGAGTTCCACTCACCAAACCACGAAGGCTCCAGCCTAGCCACCGACTCTCTGGAGCTGTCCACCCCCAACAACATCACCATCCCACGTCCCCACGGACGAAAGACCCCTGAGCTTGGTACTGTCCTAGCGCCCCCTGTGGTCACGTCACGCTCTAAACCTGCAGGGACGGGTGAAGGAAGGACTTCAACAGGGGCACAAGAATTTAGGCAAGCGCTGGGTATGACCTCAGATGGAGACCTGCTCAAGCCTTCCAAGGTTGCAGAGGACAGTATAGACCTGCTGAGCCTTCTAGACCCCCTCAAGAGCTCAGCACAGATCAGTTCCAAGTCACTAACTGACGGGCTAGATGCTGGTACGTCATCTAGCTGCAAACCTGCACTGCCACCCATGTCTTACCCACAGGCTTTGCCTCCTTTCGCTGCCCATCCTCATGTATCACTCAATCCTTTTGCCCAGTCTCTGCAGCACACCTCCCCTCAAATGCATTACTCTCCGACCGTAAGTGGGAATCCCTTCAGCGCAGTGTACGGAGCACCACAAGCCTATTTACACACTGCGCCCCAGCCACAGTCCTTTTCGGCGATAGCAGGTCTCTATAGGCAGCAGTCTCCGGGCAGCTCGCCTCTGCCACCGCCGGCCCTCACCACCACCGTCACCCTCGTGCCTCATTCGTCTGCCAGCAGTTACACTCTTTCCACTCTGGCGGATTCCATATCTGGCACAGGTACAGCACTGGAAAAGCCCCGTTTTGCTGACAGAGAAAACCAGAAGACTCAGGATCCTTTTGGGGATCTGCTGACTATGGTCAAGCCAGCTACACCCCAAAAAAAGAAGGTGGAGGACCTTCGAAGGAGGTGGGAAACCTTTGACTAA
- the dennd1a gene encoding DENN domain-containing protein 1A isoform X1 — translation MGSRIRESPDSTFEMYLEVAYPGTNSPGPEVRRQFPEDYTDKETLQTVPKFCFPFNMESLTVSQVGQNFTFVLTDIESKQRFGFCRLSSGAHTCYCILSYLPWFEVFYKLLNILADYTIKGQESQWQELLVSLHELPIPEPGVPVHLGIHSFFTVPDTGELPSIPENRNLTEYFVAVDVNNMLHLYASMLYERRILICCSKLSTLTACVHGSAAMLYPMHWQHVYIPVLPQHLLDYCCAPMPYLIGVHSSLMEKVRVMALDDVVVLNVDTNTIETPHDDLQNLPNDVVSSLKNRLKKVSTTTGDGVARAFLRSQVALFGSYRNALQIESGEPITFNEDTFVSHRSSAMKQFLQNAIQLQLFKQFIDGRLDLLNSGEGFNDIFEDEINMGEYAGSDKTYHQWLFTVKKGGGAIFNTVKTKANPAMKTVYKFAKDHAKMRIKEVKSRLKQKEQAENGFSTGSSAVIDDSAAGFTSMGAGGSGGPLRTWDDHRPITVHFGQARPPMLLKRPSSNLSLESSTEHSIRPTRHYTVFLSEDSSGDEHQYDNDSISGCPDSFLFSVPFEWSPLPQPYHSLKEVELIEGVDPTFGTECHTAPPSPVTEKFSNVNLLGDIFGCQDEPENQPITLAKSLEDLRTPKASDELQAKFTYQRMDLSLGEHSRTLPGLKLSNPYNKLWSVKQDEAPLPVCAPPACDRLTDRQPSVQLPIYTEFHSPNHEGSSLATDSLELSTPNNITIPRPHGRKTPELGTVLAPPVVTSRSKPAGTGEGRTSTGAQEFRQALGMTSDGDLLKPSKVAEDSIDLLSLLDPLKSSAQISSKSLTDGLDAGTSSSCKPALPPMSYPQALPPFAAHPHVSLNPFAQSLQHTSPQMHYSPTVSGNPFSAVYGAPQAYLHTAPQPQSFSAIAGLYRQQSPGSSPLPPPALTTTVTLVPHSSASSYTLSTLADSISGTGTALEKPRFADRENQKTQDPFGDLLTMVKPATPQKKKVEDLRRRWETFD, via the exons ATGGGCTCCAGAATCAG GGAAAGTCCAGACTCCACTTTTGAGATGTATTTGGAGGTAGCGTATCCAGGCACGAACAGTCCTG GGCCGGAGGTGAGAAGGCAGTTCCCTGAAGACTACACAGACAAG GAAACTCTTCAAACTGTTCCGAAGTTCTGCTTTCCCTTCAACATGGAAAG CCTCACAGTCAGTCAGGTTGGACAAAACTTCACATTTGTGTTGACTGACATTGAAAGCAAACAGAGATTTGGCTTCTGTCGTCTGTCATCAGGCGCACACACATGTTACTGCATTCTCAG ctACCTGCCCTGGTTTGAAGTCTTCTATAAGCTGCTTAATATCCTTGCAGATTACACCATCAAAGGCCAG GAAAGTCAATGGCAGGAGCTTCTGGTATCACTGCATGAGCTCCCTATTCCTGAGCCTGGCGTCCCTGTTCATCTTGGCATC CATTCCTTCTTCACTGTGCCTGACACAGGGGAACTCCCCAGCATACCTGAGAAT AGAAATCTAACCGAGTACTTTGTAGCAGTAGATGTCAATAACATGCTTCATCTGTACGCTAGTATGCTTTATGAACGTCGAATCCTGATCTGCTGTAGCAAACTAAGCACT TTAACAGCTTGCGTCCATGGGTCTGCAGCCATGCTGTATCCAATGCACTGGCAACATGTTTACATTCCTGTCCTTCCTCAACACTTACTGGACTACTGCTG TGCCCCAATGCCCTACCTCATTGGAGTGCATTCCAGCCTAATGGAG AAAGTCCGAGTAATGGCTCTGGATGATGTGGTGGTCCTGAATGTGGATACAAACACCATAGAGACGCCGCATGACGACCTTCAAAACCTGCCTAATGATGTG GTTTCATCTTTGAAGAATCGTTTGAAGAAGGTTTCCACAACAACAGGGGATGGTGTGGCTCGAGCCTTTCTCAGGAGTCAGGTGGCTCTGTTCGGCAGTTACAGAAATGCCCTGCAGATCGAATCG gGAGAGCCAATAACGTTTAATGAGGACACCTTTGTGAGCCATCGTTCCAGTGCCATGAAACAGTTCCTTCAGAATGccattcagctgcagctcttcaAGCAG TTCATTGATGGGCGTTTAGACCTTTTGAACTCAGGGGAAGGTTTTAATGACATATTTGAGGATGAAATCAACATGGGTGAATATGCAG gcAGTGATAAAACCTACCACCAGTGGCTGTTCACTGTTAAG AAAGGAGGTGGAGCTATCTTCAACACAGTGAAGACTAAGGCAAACCCAGCCATGAAGACGGTTTACAAGTTT GCTAAAGACCATGCCAAAATGCGTATTAAGGAAGTCAAGAGCCGACTAAAGCAAAAG gagcaggcagagaacGGCTTTTCCACAGGCAGCTCAGCCGTCATCGATGACAGCGCAGCAGGGTTTACCTCAATGGGTGCAGGTGGAAGTGGGGGACCGCTGCGCACCTGGGACGACCACCGGCCGATCACTGTGCACTTTGGTCAA GCGCGACCCCCTATGTTGCTGAAGAGACCAAGCAGCAATTTGAGTCTGGAAAGCAGTACTGAACA TTCTATCCGTCCTACTCGTCACTACACAGTCTTTCTCTCTGAGGATTCGTCGGGAGACGAGCACCAGTATGACAATGATTCCATCTCTGGGTGTCCTGACAGCTTCCTCTTCTCCGTCCCTTTTGAATGGTCACCTTT GCCACAGCCGTATCATTCCTTGAAGGAGGTTGAGTTAATCGAAGGGGTCGATCCTACCTTTGGGACAGAGTGTCATACTGCGCCTCCCAGTCCTGTCACAGAGAAGTTCTCCAATGTCAACCTCCTTGGTGACATCTTCGGCTGCCAGGACGAGCCTGAGAATCAGCCAATTACCTTGGCTAAAAGTCTTGAGGACCTGAGGACCCCCAAAGCCTCAGACGAACTGCAGGCCAAGTTTACCTACCAG aggatGGATCTAAGCCTTGGGGAACACTCGCGAACACTTCCAGGCCTCAAGCTCTCCAACCCCTACAATAAACTGTGGAGCGTAAAGCAAGACGAGGCACCACTGCCCGTTTGTGCCCCCCCCGCCtgtgacagactgactgacagacaacCTTCTGTCCAACTTCCTATATACACAGAGTTCCACTCACCAAACCACGAAGGCTCCAGCCTAGCCACCGACTCTCTGGAGCTGTCCACCCCCAACAACATCACCATCCCACGTCCCCACGGACGAAAGACCCCTGAGCTTGGTACTGTCCTAGCGCCCCCTGTGGTCACGTCACGCTCTAAACCTGCAGGGACGGGTGAAGGAAGGACTTCAACAGGGGCACAAGAATTTAGGCAAGCGCTGGGTATGACCTCAGATGGAGACCTGCTCAAGCCTTCCAAGGTTGCAGAGGACAGTATAGACCTGCTGAGCCTTCTAGACCCCCTCAAGAGCTCAGCACAGATCAGTTCCAAGTCACTAACTGACGGGCTAGATGCTGGTACGTCATCTAGCTGCAAACCTGCACTGCCACCCATGTCTTACCCACAGGCTTTGCCTCCTTTCGCTGCCCATCCTCATGTATCACTCAATCCTTTTGCCCAGTCTCTGCAGCACACCTCCCCTCAAATGCATTACTCTCCGACCGTAAGTGGGAATCCCTTCAGCGCAGTGTACGGAGCACCACAAGCCTATTTACACACTGCGCCCCAGCCACAGTCCTTTTCGGCGATAGCAGGTCTCTATAGGCAGCAGTCTCCGGGCAGCTCGCCTCTGCCACCGCCGGCCCTCACCACCACCGTCACCCTCGTGCCTCATTCGTCTGCCAGCAGTTACACTCTTTCCACTCTGGCGGATTCCATATCTGGCACAGGTACAGCACTGGAAAAGCCCCGTTTTGCTGACAGAGAAAACCAGAAGACTCAGGATCCTTTTGGGGATCTGCTGACTATGGTCAAGCCAGCTACACCCCAAAAAAAGAAGGTGGAGGACCTTCGAAGGAGGTGGGAAACCTTTGACTAA
- the crb2a gene encoding protein crumbs homolog 2a codes for MELGQIHLNLKTVLLTMMMFKWGILCSASSDKCLSAPCQNGATCVDTTDDYACICARDGVRYMGKTCEELYDACVFAPCERCSSTPGTAEYRCACPSGLTGDNCTVDVDECESSPCSAPRSLCVDQLNGYFCRCPPGLGGRDCRARVTDCVDEPCRNNGTCALRPEGFACHCAAGFEGRTCEEDVDECSSEPCQNGAICVDGVAEFHCFCVPGFQGHNCEIDINECASRPCENNGTCINEKDHYECECLTGFAGVNCEAEVDECESSPCRNGATCHDLIGMYACECLPGFEGVDCEVDVDECVSVPCQNGAVCQDMVNSYDCDCGNTGFEGDHCEVDIAECASEPCQHAATCVEGVKGYTCLCWPGYEGPNCETDIDECAEQPCENGGRCFQRSDPSHWTPDWELSFADAAGYVCQCPPGFAGENCSVDIDECESEPCQSGGSCEDGINSYTCTCAAGFLGKLCEVNVDECESQPCQNGGWCEDGRASYTCHCPDAAAGQLPWGGRQCEVQLRGCVGHACQNGATCRPWLEGGEHGHACLCPPGFYDPRCSTRTTFSFSSPGFVHIRVVEDARGRRELQHRAHRGHGVQLRFRTTLPSLVLFYRGDADNHLLLEVVSGGLRAKASSEDSELEVTYPGLLSDGDWRDAHVYVDAEGLTLTVKGPGCEWDRCRVTDGGASEPTFQPSEAFAHVYIGGAPEELLENSMSGVGFIGCMEDLMIDSKPILPQTLPENQGHELGCNKTEWCKPDPCDGHGRCVDLWTSYYCDCHRPFYSESCSEEFPSWTYGHEDTLSFSAYDIGQSHGSSFNVSFFLRSLKSEGLLFQLRRPTEKAEGQVYFSVYLGMGRLLVSSLPGSAPLTAPVFVATGEKQLVQVEVRGEQVVFGHAGLRYSIGQIPQVAVASGDEAYVGGLPGDWSAEAWGGRYKGCLQDLRLGSTHLDVDAWNISAEEGAYLPSDAENVMRGCVSDDTCKIKPCQNGGECAVTFNDFRCSCPERYAGKSCETHVWCVSDPCVNGGHCVDLPDGYECVHNATFENNPVQYSAGGSLARPVSNIYLELRTRSENAVLLRAAWGSDMLMVSLLDACVRVEIHVGNSVETLAFTGVRRVADGRWHRVNVSMAERKRKASPWFIIVDGVTDASSSPERTGGLHFLNEKGAALAVAESFTGCLGAVRVGGVYLPFMDDYEAPQASQFHLVGKPKVRLGCTSAPVCDSDPCLNGATCEDLFNKFGCVCDSGWEGERCEADADDCASQPCVHGNCRDRLAAFECQCRPGYAGALCEEDLDECEHHACEHGGTCRDGPNMYHCTCPEAYSGPLCQWDYPPIQCGKDMQCVNDGVCTDGLWGANCTCVPGFTGSSCETEINECESNPCQNGGSCLDRFNMFVCECPPGYSGPTCDTNKLASKQGVPWLALAILLLCFCVLILIFSLTFMVLTARKKRQSEGAYSPSAQELAGARLEMDSMLKVPPEERLI; via the exons GCATCCTCTGCTCGGCTTCATCAGACAAATGTCTGTCTGCGCCCTGCCAGAACGGGGCCACCTGTGTGGACACCACGGACGACTACGCCTGTATCTGTGCCAGGGACGGGGTCCGATACATGGGCAAAACCTGCGAGGAGCTCTACGACGCCTGCGTCTTCGCTCCGTgcgagcgctgcagcagcaccccCGGCACCGCAGAGTACCGCTGCGCGTGTCCGAGCGGCCTCACGGGGGACAACTGCACCGTGGACGTGGACGAGTGCGAGAGCAGCCCGTGCTCCGCTCCGCGGTCGCTGTGCGTGGATCAGCTCAACGGCTACTTCTGCAGGTGCCCCCCCGGGCTCGGCGGACGGGACTGCAGGGCGCGCGTGACCGACTGCGTGGACGAGCCCTGCAGGAATAACGGGACGTGCGCTCTGCGACCGGAGGGCTTCGCGTGTCACTGCGCCGCGGGCTTCGAAGGGCGGACGTGCGAGGAGGACGTCGACGAGTGCTCATCGGAGCCCTGTCAGAACGGAGCCATCTGCGTCGACGGGGTGGCGGAGTTCCACTGCTTCTGCGTGCCGGGCTTCCAGGGCCACAACTGTGAGATCGACATCAACGAGTGCGCGTCACGGCCCTGCGAGAACAACGGCACGTGCATCAACGAGAAGGACCACTACGAGTGCGAGTGCTTGACGGGCTTCGCAG GAGTCAACTGTGAGGCTGAGGTAGATGAGTGCGAGTCCAGCCCCTGCCGCAACGGAGCCACCTGCCACGACCTGATCGGCATGTACGCGTGTGAATGTCTGCCGGGGTTCGAAGGCGTTGACTGTGAGGTGGACGTGGACGAGTGCGTCAGCGTGCCGTGCCAGAATGGAGCAGTGTGTCAGGACATGGTCAACAG CTACGACTGTGACTGTGGAAACACGGGATTTGAGGGCGATCACTGTGAAGTGGACATCGCTGAGTGTGCGTCTGAGCCCTGTCAGCACGCTGCCACGTGCGTGGAAGGAGTCAAAGGCTACACCTGCCTCTGCTGGCCGG GTTACGAAGGCCCAAACTGCGAGACGGACATCGATGAATGTGCTGAGCAGCCGTGTGAGAACGGAGGCCGGTGTTTCCAGCGCTCCGATCCGTCCCACTGGACGCCGGACTGGGAGCTCAGCTTTGCAGATGCCGCGGGCTACGTCTGCCAGTGTCCGCCGGGCTTCGCAG GAGAAAACTGCTCGGTGGACATCGACGAGTGCGAGTCGGAGCCGTGTCAGAGCGgaggctcctgtgaggacgggATCAACAGCTACACCTGCACATGCGCCGCAGGGTTCCTGG GGAAGCTGTGTGAGGTGAACGTAGACGAGTGTGAGAGCCAGCCCTGTCAGAACGGCGGCTGGTGCGAAGACGGCAGGGCGTCCTACACGTGCCACTGCCCCGACGCGGCCGCGGGCCAGCTTCCCTGGGGGGGGCGTCAGTGCGAGGTGCAGCTCCGCGGCTGCGTGGGCCACGCCTGCCAGAACGGGGCCACCTGCCGCCCGTGGCTGGAGGGGGGAGAGCACGGGCACGCGTGCCTGTGCCCCCCCGGCTTCTACGACCCGCGCTGCTCCACCAGAAccaccttctccttctcctcccccggGTTCGTCCACATCCGGGTGGTCGAGGACGCGCGGGGCAggagggagctgcagcacagagcccACCGAGGTCATGGGGTCCAGCTCCGCTTCCGGACCACTTTGCCCAGCCTGGTGCTCTTCTACAGGGGGGATGCGGacaaccacctgctgctggaggtcgtGAGCGGGGGCCTTCGTGCCAAAGCTTCCTCTGAGGACTCTGAGCTGGAAGTAACGTATCCTGGGCTGCTCAGCGACGGGGACTGGAGGGACGCCCACGTGTACGTAGATGCTGAAGGCCTGACTCTGACCGTGAAGGGCCCTGGCTGCGAGTGGGACCGCTGCAGAGTCACCGATGGTGGAGCGAGTGAGCCCACCTTTCAGCCCTCTGAAGCCTTCGCTCACGTTTATATCGGTGGAGCTCCTGAGGAGCTCTTGGAGAACTCTATGAGTGGCGTAGGTTTCATTGGATGCATGGAGGACCTGATGATAGACTCTAAGCCCATCCTGCCACAGACGCTGCCAGAGAACCAGGGGCATGAGCTGGGGTGCAATAAGACCGAGTGGTGTAAACCGGACCCCTGTGACGGACACGGCCGCTGCGTGGACCTGTGGACCAGCTATTACTGTGACTGCCACCGGCCCTTTTACAGTGAGAGCTGCTCTGAAG AGTTCCCTTCATGGACGTACGGCCACGAGGACACGCTGAGTTTCAGTGCGTACGACATTGGTCAGAGTCACGGCAGCAGCTTCAACGTGTCCTTCTTCCTGAGGTCGCTGAAGAGCGAGGGGCTGCTGTTCCAGCTCCGGAGGCCCACGGAAAAGGCCGAGGGTCAGGTGTACTTCTCCGTGTACCTGGGGATGGGGAGGCTGCTGGTCAGCTCGCTGCCCGGCAGCGCCCCGCTCACCGCGCCCGTGTTTGTGGCCACGGGGGAGaagcagctggtgcaggtggaggtgcGGGGGGAGCAGGTGGTCTTTGGCCACGCAGGCCTGCGCTACAGCATAGGACAGATCCCCCAAGTGGCCGTCGCCAGCGGCGACGAGGCCTACGTGGGAGGACTTCCAGGAGACTGGAGCGCGGAGGCGTGGGGCGGGCGCTACAAAGGCTGCCTGCAAGACCTGCGCCTGGGTTCAACGCACCTGGACGTGGACGCGTGGAACATTTCGGCTGAGGAGGGGGCGTATTTACCGAGTGACGCTGAGAACGTGATGAGAGGCTGCGTCAGCGACGACACCTGCAAG ATAAAGCCTTGTCAGAACGGTGGAGAGTGCGCCGTCACCTTCAACGACTTCAGGTGCTCCTGTCCGGAGCGGTACGCCGGAAAGAGCTGTGAAACACATGTGTGGTGCGTTAGTGACCCCTGTGTGAACGGAGGCCACTGCGTGGACCTCCCCGATGGATATGAAT GTGTGCACAACGCCACGTTTGAGAACAACCCTGTCCAGTACAGCGCTGGAGGCTCGCTGGCCCGACCCGTCTCCAACATATACCTGGAGCTGCGGACCCGGTCGGAGAACGCCGTGCTCCTCAGGGCCGCCTGGGGCTCCGACATGCTGATGGTGAGCCTGCTGGACGCCTGCGTGCGGGTGGAGATCCACGTCGGGAACAGCGTGGAGACCCTGGCCTTCACCGGGGTCCGGCGAGTGGCCGACGGCCGCTGGCACCGCGTCAACGTCTCCATGGCGGAGCGCAAGCGCAAAGCCTCCCCCTGGTTCATCATCGTGGACGGGGTCACGGACGCCAGCAGCAGCCCGGAGCGCACGGGGGGCCTGCACTTCCTCAACGAGAAGGGGGCCGCGCTGGCCGTCGCAGAGAGCTTCACCGGCTGCTTGGGCGCCGTGAGAGTGGGAGGAGTCTACCTCCCCTTCATGGACGACTATGAGGCCCCGCAGGCGTCCCAGTTTCACCTGGTGGGCAAACCGAAGGTGCGTTTGGGCTGCACCAGCGCCCCTGTCTGTGACTCGGACCCCTGTCTGAACGGGGCCACCTGCGAGGATCTCTTCAATAAGTTCGGCTGCGTGTGCGACTCCGGCTGGGAGGGAGAACGGTGTGAGGCTGATGCTGACGACTGCGCCTCTCAGCCCTGCGTCCATGGCAACTGCAGGGACCGGCTGGCAGCGTTTGAGTGCCAGTGCCGCCCCGGCTACGCGGGCGCGCTGTGCGAGGAGGACCTGGATGAGTGCGAGCATCACGCGTGTGAGCACGGAGGCACCTGTCGGGACGGACCCAACATGTACCACTGCACATGCCCCGAGGCCTACAGCGGCCCCCTGTGCCA GTGGGACTATCCTCCAATACAGTGCGGCAAAGACATGCAGTGTGTCAATGACGGCGTGTGCACTGATGGGCTGTGGGGGGCCAACTGTACGTGTGTGCCAGGCTtcacaggcagcag TTGTGAAACGGAGATTAACGAGTGTGAGTCCAACCCCTGCCAAAATGGCGGCTCCTGCTTAGATCGATTCAACATGTTCGTGTGTGAATGTCCACCTGGCTACAGCGGCCCAACGTGTGACACTAAT AAATTGGCCAGTAAGCAGGGCGTCCCCTGGCTGGCACTAGccatcctgctgctctgcttctgtgtgcTGATACTGATCTTCAGCCTGACCTTCATGGTGCTCACAGCCAGGAAGAAGCGCCAGTCGGAGGGCGCGTACAGCCCCAGTGCTCAGGAGCTGGCCGGGGCTCGGCTGGAGATGGACAGCATGCTCAAAGTGCCACCAGAGGAGAGGCTCATCTGA